From the genome of Oncorhynchus kisutch isolate 150728-3 unplaced genomic scaffold, Okis_V2 Okis09a-Okis19a_hom, whole genome shotgun sequence, one region includes:
- the LOC109876833 gene encoding twinfilin-1-like has protein sequence MSHQTGIQAAEEVKDIFAKARNGAYRLLKVVIEMETLVLGGTKHASKKWDQEYDAYVLPLLQEDMPSYLLYRLDSTNNQGYEWIFLAWSPDRSPVRQKMLYAATRATLKKEFGGGHIKDEIFGTVEDDVSLSGYRKYLIAQAAPQPLTAAEEELRQIKLSEVQTDISVDTKQQTLTGVAFPMQRDAIQALEQFREKKINYVQLEIDFRNECIKLSSTTPTELKDLPKRIPKDAARYHFFLYKHSHEGDYLESTVFIYSMPGYKCSIRERMLYSSCKNPLIDTVESNQHIQIAKKLEIDNGDELTAEFMYEEVHPKQHAHKQAFPKPKGPAGKKGGRRITRPPGDGEED, from the exons ATGTCCCATCAAACGGGCATACAAG CTGCGGAGGAAGTGAAAGACATCTTTGCTAAGGCGAGGAACGGAGCCTATCGCCTGCTGAAGGTCGTCATTGAGATGG AGACTCTGGTGCTGGGAGGCACCAAGCATGCGTCTAAGAAGTGGGACCAGGAGTATGATGCCTATGTGCTGCCTCTCCTACAGGAGGACATGCCTTCCTATCTCCTGTACAGGCTGGACTCTACTAACAACCAGGGATATGAGTGGATCTTCCTGGCCTGGTCACCTGACCGCTCACCT GTTAGACAGAAGATGTTATATGCTGCTACAAGAGCTACACTGAAGAAGGAGTTTGGGGGTGGACACATTAAAGATGAAATATTTGGCACAGTGGAG gatgATGTGTCGCTGAGTGGGTACAGGAAGTACCTGATAGCACAGGCTGCTCCACAACCACTGACTGCTGCTGAGGAGGAGCTGAGGCAGATCAAActgagtgag GTACAGACAGACATCAGTGTGGACACTAAGCAACAGACTCTGACGGGCGTGGCCTTCCCTATGCAGCGAGACGCCATCCAGGCTCTGGAACAGTTCAGAGAGAAGAAGATCAACTACGTACAGCTG GAGATAGATTTTAGGAATGAGTGTATCAAGCTGTCCAGCACCACTCCTACAGAACTGAAGGATCTGCCCAAGAGGATCCCCAAGGATGCAGCCCGATACCACTTCTTCCTGTACAAGCATTCCCACGAGGGAGACTACCTCGAGTCTACAG TGTTCATCTACTCCATGCCGGGGTATAAATGTAGCATCAGAGAGAGGATGCTCTACTCCAGCTGTAAGAACCCTCTCATCGATACTGTGGAGAGCAACCAGCACATCCAGATAGCCAAAAAG CTGGAGATTGATAACGGTGATGAGCTCACCGCAGAATTCATGTACGAAGAGGTCCACCCTAAGCAGCACGCACACAAGCAGGCCTTTCCCAAACCTAAAGGCCCCGCGGGGAAGAAAGGGGGGCGCCGGATCACTAGACCACCAGGGGATGGGGAAGAAGACTAA
- the LOC116360608 gene encoding pseudouridylate synthase 7 homolog-like protein has translation MTMTEEAPGVPECYISEHEGFYGTIKNFTRDFVVTEIDIHGQMVTKPSVSDVPQSSNITEACPGSKSEGKTNIISPKHQHNLKEENSEPGPGQNGDITSTASQDCFDLSIILGQAVCEELEQFTALLREMSSSPNDGVEKKLANQESSNGSEKMANQELSLGSFPDKHQRANVHRAVRHSFPFLLTVTNQSEIRVKEDPDFKLLSGLVSEEEAEDFIRFIDTKMPNSVYTFRGDDSKEHRTAVHHFLSRRFGKLVETKSFSDQQQKTTAITVRLRKKGKPRKRTADDSKEEEVYTVFTLRKENLETLEAISYMAAVLGVLPSDFTYAGIKDKRAVTYQSMVVKKISPQRLREKASEFEKRGVVLSSVRSVSEPLHLGRLQGNHFDLVVRDLRPHQGHGTLMELDSLVQEAVENVKVKGFVNYYGPQRFGTGQSVQSDRVGLALLKEEMVAAVRLFFTPEEGDDPQSVAKRHFLQTDNAKEALFLMPMSKARERMMLRALHRYGTGPEGCTRAWLSLPHGMRVFYPHAYCSRVWNEAAAHRLTTLGHRARQGDLVWKQRREEGIAAGETSLPQIHVVTAAEEEEEVYSLGQVVLPMLGNTVKYPENPVGGWYQERLARDGLQSCRFRVTPLKLNLPGCYRPLLAIPHSLTYRLEQGQRAGERQQEWNGKSQASGAVPQHPGTDTTRPGGLERQRGGESVQGNGEGESTVQYPDTDTTRPGGLERPRGGESVQGNGEGESTVQYPDTDTTRPGGLERPRGGESVQGNGEGESTVQYPDTDTTRPGGLERQKGGESVQGNGEGESTVQYPDTDTTRPGGLERQKGGESVQGNGEGESTVKYPDTDTPSLRLNFDLDSSCYATICLREVMKCDP, from the exons ATGACTATGACGGAGGAAGCACCGGGTGTCCCTGAGTGCTACATCTCAGAACATGAAGGGTTCTATGGAACCATCAAGAACTTCACCAGAGACTTTGTAGTCACAGAGATAGACATCCATGGCCAGATGGTCACTAAACCCAGTGTATCTGATGTTCCTCAATCATCCAACATTACTGAGGCATGTCCAGGTTCCAAGTCTGAAGGAAAGACAAATATTATTAGCCCAAAACATCAACACAACCTCAAAGAAGAGAATTCAGAACCTGGACCCGGTCAGAATGGTGACATCACATCCACCGCCAGCCAAGACTGTTTTGACCTGAGCATAATACTGGGTCAGGCTGTCTGTGAAGAGCTAGAGCAGTTCACTGCTTTATTGAGAGAGATGTCATCAAGTCCCAATGATGGCGTTGAGAAGAAGCTGGCCAACCAAGAATCATCCAATGGCAGTGAGAAGATGGCCAATCAAGAGTTATCCCTGGGTTCATTCCCAGACAAACACCAAAGAGCTAATGTCCACCGCGCTGTCAGACACAGCTTTCCCTTCCTGTTGACAGTAACCAACCAATCAGAGATCAGGGTTAAGGAGGACCCTGACTTTAAGCTCCTATCAGGTTTGGTCTCCGAGGAGGAGGCCGAAGACTTTATCAGGTTCATCGACACCAAGATGCCTAATTCTGTGTACACGTTCAGGGGTGATGACAGTAAGGAGCACAGGACGGCAGTGCACCACTTCCTCAGTAGACGGTTTGGTAAACTGGTGGAGACGAAGAGCTTCAGTGACCAGCAGCAGAAGACTACGGCCATTACTGTCAGGTTGAGAAAAAAAGGGAAACCCAGGAAGAGGACGGCTGATGACAGTAAAGAGGAAGAGGTCTATACAG TGTTCACTCTGAGGAAGGAGAACCTAGAGACTCTGGAGGCTATCAGCTACATGGCAGCTGTCCTGGGGGTGCTGCCCTCTGACTTCACCTACGCTGGCATCAAGGACAAGAGGGCCGTCACCTACCAGTCCATGGTGGTCAAGAAGATCTCACCACAacg GCTGAGAGAGAAGGCCAGTGAGTTTGAGAAGAGGGGGGTGGTCCTCTCCTCCGTCCGCTCCGTCTCGGAGCCTCTTCATCTGGGTAGACTCCAGGGGAACCACTTTGACCTGGTGGTACGGGATCTGAGGCCACACCAGGGTCATGGCACACTGATGGAGCTGGACTCACTGGTGCAGGAGGCTGTGGAGAACGTAAAG GTCAAGGGGTTTGTGAATTACTATGGACCTCAGAGGTTTGGGACTGGACAGAGTGTTCAGTCTGACCGCGTCGGACTGGCCCTGCTCAAAGAGGAAATG GTGGCAGCTGTCCGTCTGTTTTTCACACCCGAAGAGGGTGATGACCCTCAGAGCGTTGCCAAGAGACACTTCCTCCAGACTG ATAATGCCAAGGAGGCCCTGTTTCTGATGCCCATGTCCAAGGCCAGAGAGAGGATGATGCTGAGGGCCCTACATCGCTATGGGACGGGCCCAGAGGGCTGCACCCGTGCCTGGCTCAGCCTGCCCCATGGGATGAGGGTCTTCTACCCCCACGCATACTGCAG CCGGGTCTGGAACGAGGCGGCTGCACACAGGCTGACCACTCTGGGCCACAGGGCCAGGCAGGGAGATCTGGTCTggaagcagaggagagaggaggggatagcgGCGGGAGAAACCAGCTTACCTCAG ATTCATGTTGTTACTgctgcagaggaggaggaggaagtctACTCACTAGGAcag GTGGTTCTTCCCATGCTTGGCAACACTGTGAAGTACCCAGAGAACCCTGTAGGGGGCTGGTACCAGGAGAGACTGGCGAGGGATGGACTACAGAGCTGTCGTTTCAGAGTCACTCCTCTCAAACTGAACCTCCCTGGCTGCTACCGCCCCTTACTGGCCATCCCACATAGCCTGACCTACAGGCTGGAGCAGGGCCAGAGAGCTGGGGAGAGGCAACAGGAGTGGAATGGAAAGTCACAGGCTAGTGGAGCGGTACCACAGCACCCCGGCACAGACACAACTAGACCTGGAGGtctggagaggcagagaggaggggagagcgtgCAGGGTAATGGAGAGGGGGAGTCAACGGTGCAGTACCCTGACACAGACACAACTAGACCTGGAGGTCTGGAGAGGccgagaggaggggagagcgtgCAGGGTAATGGAGAGGGGGAGTCAACGGTGCAGTACCCTGACACAGACACAACTAGACCTGGAGGTCTGGAGAGGccgagaggaggggagagcgtgCAGGGTAATGGAGAGGGGGAGTCAACGGTGCAGTACCCTGACACAGACACAACTAGACCTGGAGGTCTGGAGAGGCAGAAAGGAGGGGAGAGCGTGCAGGGTAATGGAGAGGGGGAGTCAACGGTGCAGTACCCTGACACAGACACAACTAGACCTGGAGGTCTGGAGAGGCAGAAAGGAGGGGAGAGCGTGCAGGGTAATGGAGAAGGGGAGTCAACGGTGAAGTACCCTGACACAGACACACCTAGTTTGAGGTTGAACTTTGACCTGGACTCTTCCTGCTACGCCACCATCTGCCTCAGAGAGGTCATGAAATGTGACCCTTAA